One genomic region from Spirosoma sp. KCTC 42546 encodes:
- a CDS encoding FecR family protein gives MSRKEFGFLLQQYLDGKCSEEERAFVEHWYGIVQNKDKEPLEETDFQALEPLLWQQIQSRTQSPKVIPMPVSGPRRQVAYPWMAVAASIVLVLLAGWWFYRQQGGLLKSGNGIQQEISHAGWQQRTNSSDKAEVIQLPDGSQVRLAPQSAIQYPAKFAADKREISLTGEAFFTVQKMPTRPFYVYTGTVVTKVLGTSFLVKTQGTTKQVVVEVATGRVAVYKQTKAAETTEGTNAIVLSPNQKATYSPDKQQFVKGLVEQPQIISAEKSVTKPRSFEFDDVPLRRVVDQLEEAYGLTIRLENENQNECPLTADLSNLSLYAQLDMICAATKSSYTVQGTTIVISGKGCANL, from the coding sequence ATGAGCCGCAAGGAATTTGGGTTTCTTCTACAACAGTATCTCGACGGAAAATGCTCTGAAGAGGAGCGGGCATTTGTCGAACATTGGTACGGGATCGTGCAAAACAAAGACAAGGAACCCTTAGAGGAAACGGATTTCCAGGCTCTGGAGCCTCTACTCTGGCAGCAGATTCAGAGCCGGACGCAGTCTCCGAAGGTAATTCCGATGCCGGTTAGCGGTCCCCGTCGCCAGGTTGCTTATCCCTGGATGGCGGTTGCGGCTTCAATCGTACTGGTACTGTTGGCTGGCTGGTGGTTCTATCGTCAGCAGGGCGGGTTGCTAAAGTCAGGAAACGGGATTCAGCAGGAAATCAGTCATGCCGGATGGCAGCAGCGGACAAACTCGTCGGACAAAGCCGAAGTGATTCAACTTCCCGATGGCAGTCAGGTTCGATTAGCACCCCAAAGTGCCATTCAATACCCTGCGAAATTTGCGGCTGATAAACGGGAAATTTCGCTGACGGGCGAAGCCTTTTTTACGGTTCAAAAAATGCCCACCCGTCCTTTTTATGTGTACACTGGCACAGTGGTCACCAAGGTGTTAGGAACCAGCTTTTTAGTAAAAACGCAGGGAACTACAAAACAGGTTGTTGTGGAAGTGGCAACGGGTCGGGTGGCCGTTTATAAGCAGACAAAAGCGGCTGAAACAACTGAGGGAACGAATGCGATTGTGTTAAGCCCGAACCAGAAAGCTACCTATTCGCCCGATAAGCAGCAGTTTGTAAAGGGTCTTGTCGAACAACCACAAATTATTTCAGCAGAAAAATCAGTGACGAAGCCTCGTTCATTCGAGTTTGATGATGTGCCGCTCCGGCGGGTTGTCGATCAGTTGGAAGAAGCCTACGGCCTGACCATCAGGCTCGAAAACGAGAATCAGAACGAATGCCCGCTCACCGCCGATCTGTCCAACCTTTCTTTATATGCTCAACTAGATATGATTTGCGCAGCCACAAAATCAAGCTACACCGTGCAGGGAACAACCATTGTGATTAGTGGAAAAGGATGCGCGAATCTATAG